A genomic region of Anas acuta chromosome 25, bAnaAcu1.1, whole genome shotgun sequence contains the following coding sequences:
- the WNT3 gene encoding proto-oncogene Wnt-3: protein MDYHLLGLILSFLFSGTKVLAGYPIWWSLALGQQYSSLGSQPILCGSIPGLVPKQLRFCRNYIEIMPSVAEGVKLGIQECQHQFRGRRWNCTTIDDSLAIFGPVLDKATRESAFVHAIASAGVAFAVTRSCAEGTSTICGCDSHHKGPPGDGWKWGGCSEDADFGVLVSREFADARENRPDARSAMNRHNNEAGRTTILDHMHLKCKCHGLSGSCEVKTCWWAQPDFRAIGDYLKDKYDSASEMVVEKHRESRGWVETLRAKYALFKPPTERDLVYYENSPNFCEPNPETGSFGTRDRTCNVTSHGIDGCDLLCCGRGHNTRTEKRKEKCHCIFHWCCYVSCQECIRVYDVHTCK from the exons GTCCCTTGCATTAGGCCAGCAGTACAGCTCCCTGGGGTCCCAGCCCATCCTCTGCGGCTCCATCCCTGGCCTCGTCCCAAAGCAGCTCCGCTTCTGCCGGAACTACATAGAAATCATGCCCAGCGTGGCCGAGGGGGTGAAGCTGGGCATCCAGGAGTGCCAGCACCAGTTCCGAGGCCGCCGCTGGAACTGCACCACCATTGATGACAGCCTGGCAATCTTTGGGCCTGTCCTGGACAAAG CCACGCGAGAGTCTGCCTTTGTCCACGCCATCGCGTCAGCCGGTGTGGCCTTCGCTGTGACCCGCTCCTGTGCCGAGGGCACGTCCACGATCTGCGGCTGTGATTCCCACCACAAAGGGCCTCCAGGAGACGGCTGGAAATGGGGGGGATGCAGCGAGGATGCCGACTTTGGTGTACTGGTGTCCCGGGAATTTGCAGATGCTCGAGAGAACCGGCCAGACGCCCGCTCGGCCATGAACAGACACAATAACGAGGCCGGCAGGACG ACCATTCTGGACCACATGCACCTGAAATGCAAGTGCCATGGTCTCTCGGGAAGCTGCGAAGTCAAGACCTGCTGGTGGGCCCAGCCTGACTTTCGGGCCATTGGTGACTACCTGAAGGATAAATATGACAGTGCTTCTGAGATGGTGGTTGAAAAGCACCGGGAATCTCGGGGATGGGTAGAAACTCTTAGGGCCAAGTATGCTCTTTTCAAGCCACCGACAGAGCGGGATCTGGTCTACTATGAGAACTCCCCCAATTTTTGTGAGCCCAACCCAGAGACAGGATCCTTTGGGACAAGGGACAGAACATGCAACGTCACCTCACATGGGATCGACGGCTGTGACTTGCTGTGCTGTGGTCGTGGCCATAACACCAGAACTGAGAAACGGAAGGAGAAGTGTCACTGCATCTTCCACTGGTGCTGCTACGTGAGTTGCCAGGAGTGCATACGTGTCTATGACGTCCACACCTGCAAGTAA